In Pochonia chlamydosporia 170 chromosome Unknown PCv3seq00009, whole genome shotgun sequence, a genomic segment contains:
- a CDS encoding methyltransferase LaeA (similar to Metarhizium acridum CQMa 102 XP_007809619.1) — MTAANQVIAPYTKPVHKLFGERWYGSDSELQRSKYIFPIDEEELERLDIFHKFFLTVQQDVLFSAPLDTRANLQILDLGTGTGIWPIDVSKSMPQAFVLGVDFNMIQPKMIPATMEPPLELDIESDWGTLKGGWDLIHVRALFGSVGCWEKMYHKIYEYLKPNVGYLEQVEIDWVPRYDDGNVPYKNALIDWTDKLLDAMDQHGRSMRVESEQTRQQLARAGFSYIRESSAKVCFSPWSKDPHEKEVALWFRAGFCRGIKALSYGPMKTYLGMSIRDIDHLCEA, encoded by the exons ATGACAGCGGCAA ATCAAGTTATTGCGCCGTACACCAAACCTGTACATAAGCTCTTTGGTGAGAGGTGGTACGGAAGTGACAGTGAGCTCCAGAGAAGCAAGTACATATTTCCAATTGACGAG GAAGAACTTGAACGCCTGGATATATTTCACAAATTTTTTCTCACGGTTCAGCAGGATGTCTTGTTCTCGGCGCCGCTTGATACTCGAGCCAATTTGCAAATATTAGATCTGGGCACGGGAACAGGAATTTGGCCAATAGATGTATCCAA GTCAATGCCACAGGCATTCGTGCTCGGGGTAGACTTCAACATGATCCAGCCCAAAAT GATCCCTGCAACCATGGAACCCCCCTTAGAGCTTGATATAGAGAGTGATTGGGGGACTCTCAAAGGCGGCTGGGATCTTATACATGTCCGAGCACTCTTTGGCAGCGTCGGCTGCTGGGAAAAGATGTACCATAAGATATACGA ATACCTAAAACCAAACGTGGGATATTTGGAGCAGGTAGAAATAGATTGGGTGCCACGATATGATGATGGCAACGTCCCATACAAAAATGCCCTTATCGACTGGACAGACAAGCTGCTGGACGCTATGGATCAGCACGGTCGGTCTATGAGAGTGGAATCAGAGCAAACGAGACAGCAACTTGCTCGTGCCGGGTTTTCTTATATCCGCGAGTCATCGGCTAAAGTCTGTTTCAGTCCCTGGTCGAAAGATCCTCACGAGAAGGAGGTTGCATTGTGGTTCAGGGCCGGGTTTTGCCGCGGTATCAAGGCATTGTCCTACGGCCCTATGAAAACATACCTCGGCATGTCCATAAGGGATATCGACCATCTTTGTGAGGCT TAG
- a CDS encoding G-protein beta WD-40 repeats containing protein (similar to Talaromyces stipitatus ATCC 10500 XP_002477873.1), which yields MPNPEDYAVGWICAVGTEYVAAQEFLDEEHDQPEFVSTNDTNDYALGRIGKHNVVIAVLPDGEYGTPSAASVATNMLHSFPNVRIGVLVGIGGGAPSPKHDIRLGDIVNQAFHNTRFLNQPPTALRTALTGIQAQYKRKGHQLEAAVDTILEKNPRLLQEYKRPAPDTDRLFKAEVACDSRGCAAFCAAEQSNMVSRRKRRTDEDNPAIHYGLIASANQVMKDATVRDKLAAEKDVLCFEMEAAGLMNHFPCLVIRGICDYSDSHKNKEWQGYAAMAASAYAKDLLSRIAPNRVVGVYVPEVPQT from the exons ATGCCCAACCCTGAAGATTACGCCGTCGGCTGGATCTGCGCCGTAGGGACCGAGTATGTTGCTGCCCAAGAATTTCTCGACGAAGAGCACGACCAACCGGAGTTTGTGTCCACAAACGACACCAACGACTACGCTCTTGGTAGAATCGGCAAACACAACGTTGTCATCGCGGTGTTGCCAGACGGTGAATATGGAACACCTTCTGCGGCCAGTGTTGCGACGAACATGCTCCATAGCTTCCCAAATGTTAGGATAGGTGTACTGGTcggcattggcggcggcgcaCCAAGTCCGAAGCACGACATTCGTCTTGGCGACATCGTG AATCAGGCCTTCCACAACACGCGATTTTTGAACCAACCCCCGACGGCTCTGCGGACTGCGTTGACGGGAATCCAGGCTCAGTATAAGAGGAAAGGCCATCAGCTTGAAGCCGCTGTCGACACCATTCTTGAGAAGAACCCAAGACTACTACAGGAATACAAGCGACCTGCGCCTGACACTGATAGGCTGTTTAAGGCCGAAGTTGCTTGCGACTCGAGAGGGTGTGCTGCGTTCTGTGCTGCCGAACAGTCGAATATGGTATCACGCCGTAAGCGGAGGACAGACGAGGATAATCCGGCAATTCACTATGGCCTTATCGCCTCCGCCAACCAGGTGATGAAAGACGCTACAGTTCGGGATAAGCTTGCAGCTGAGAAAGATGTTCTTtgttttgaaatggaggcggcggggTTAATGAATCACTTTCCTTGTCTTGTTATTCGCGGAATATGCGACTACTCAGACTcgcacaagaacaaggagtgGCAGGGCTATGCAGCTATGGCGGCTTCTGCATATGCGAAAGATCTTCTCAGTCGAATAGCTCCAAATAGGGTTGTGGGGGTTTATGTCCCTGAAGTTCCCCAAACCTAG
- a CDS encoding aminoglycoside phosphotransferase (similar to Metarhizium robertsii ARSEF 23 XP_007821104.1), translating into MSNSTTRQLLRGNVNLDDALEEDDNILTQLHYPEQKQRFWSSLTARKAEIESMLCCQLGVDWCHLCAMETWKSGSFNVVIPVLLRPRKTVFLRVPLPYKTGEGNAPGNSDEKLRTEIATYIWLEANCPDIPIPILHAFGFSDGFVARRWILKLLGRPVPSRYLRRGCRNPLETGYLVTSQAKGTMLALSWETHRHHKSYRERLFRNLANITLSINRTPLSRIGSLTMRSDGCITLSNRPLDLHFQMLENEGIASGIPRQRTYAAVEPYLSDLLSLQDSKILNQPNAIHDRQDGESQLAALTALRAIMHRFVSPEYRDGPFYLTLTDLHQSNIFVDEQWNIQTIIDLEWAHAKPIEMQVPPYWLTSRAVDGFYDADAIAEYDTILDEYLSIYAAEERRRNGVIVEAPIKRHVWKSGGFWYFHAVSIPKGMYNLFNRHIQPLFNKEHSEISIFDEVFFWYWGEDAAETISAKLKDNEDYLDRVKKAFGHS; encoded by the exons ATGTCAAACTCGACGACTCGTCAGCTTCTCCGGGGGAATGTCAATCTCGACGATGCCCTAGAAGAAGATGACAACATCCTCACGCAGTTGCATTATCCAGAGCAAAAGCAACGGTTTTGGAGTTCACTGACTGCACGCAAAGCTGAGATTGAATCAATGCTTTGCTGCCAATTGGGAGTTGATTGGTGTCATCTATGCGccatggagacatggaaaTCAGGCAGCTTCAATGTAGTCATACCTGTTCTTTTGCGCCCTAGGAAAACTGTCTTCCTTCGCGTACCACTCCCATACAAGACTGGTGAAGGGAATGCCCCAGGGAACTCAGACGAGAAATTACGGACAGAAATCGCAACCTATATTTGGCTTGAAGCAAACTGTCCAGATATCCCAATTCCGATTTTGCATGCGTTTGGCTTTTCTGACGGATTTGTA GCACGGAGATGGATCCTCAAACTATTAGGTCGCCCAGTTCCATCTCGATATCTACGGCGTGGATGCCGCAATCCGTTGGAGACGGGTTATCTCGTCACAAGTCAGGCCAAGGGAACAATGCTTGCGCTGTCATGGGAAACCCATCGGCACCATAAATCGTATCGAGAGAGGTTATTTCGTAACCTTGCGAACATCACATTGTCAATCAATAGGACTCCTCTGTCGCGTATTGGTTCACTGACTATGCGTTCTGATGGCTGTATCACTCTATCAAACAGACCGCTTGATCTACACTTCCAGATGCTAGAGAATGAAGGCATTGCATCCGGCATCCCACGACAGAGGACTTATGCAGCAGTCGAGCCCTATTTATCTGACCTCCTTTCTCTTCAAGACAGCAAGATACTGAACCAGCCAAACGCAATCCATGACCGACAAGATGGTGAGAGCCAGCTCGCGGCCCTAACAGCTCTGCGAGCTATTATGCATAGATTCGTTAGCCCCGAATACCGTGATGGACCTTTCTACTTAACCCTTACCGATCTTCACCAATCGAACATCTTCGTTGATGAGCAATGGAACATCCAGACGATAATTGATCTCGAATGGGCACACGCGAAACCAATCGAAATGCAAGTGCCGCCGTATTGGCTTACATCAAGGGCGGTTGACGGCTTTTATGACGCAGATGCCATAGCTGAGTATGACACTATTCTCGATGAGTACCTTAGTATCTATGCGGCGGAAGAGAGACGGCGCAATGGTGTCATCGTCGAGGCGCCAATCAAGCGACATGTATGGAAGAGCGGTGGATTCTGGTATTTCCATGCAGTCTCAATACCAAAAGGCATGTACAATTTGTTCAATCGACATATCCAGCCTCTTTTTAACAAGGAACATTCCGAAATAAGCATATTTGACGAGGTATTCTTCTGGTACTGGGGAGAAGATGCCGCAGAGACGATTAGTGCAAAACTTAAGGATAATGAAGACTATCTTGACAGAGTAAAGAAGGCTTTTGGGCATTCATAG